ACGAAGCGTTCGCCAGCCAGGTGCTGGGCTGCCTGAAAGGTCTGGGTGTTGCGTTCAACGACCCGCGGGTAAACCCACACGGTGGCGCCATCGCCGTCGGCCACCCATTAGGTGCATCCGGTGCGCGCCTGGCCCTGAGCACCGCTCGCGCGCTGCAACAGAGCGGCAAACGCTACGCTGTGGTGAGCCTATGCATCGGCGTGGGCCAAGGCCTCGCCATGGTGATGGAGCGTGTGTAAGTGCGCGCAAGCAAAGGTGAAATGAAATGGGTGCTTTGACTGGGTATCGCGTGCTCGACTTGAGCCGCATTCTGGCTGGTCCCTGGTGCGGCCAAACTCTGGCCGATCTGGGTGCCGAAGTGATCAAAATCGAACGGCCGGGCGCGGGTGATGACACCCGTGGCTGGGGGCCGCCATGGATGAAGGGGCAGAACGCCGAGTCCACCGGCGAGGCTTCTTATTACCAGTCCACCAATCGCGGCAAGTTGTCGGTGGCGCTAAACATCGCCAGCCCCGAGGGGCAGGAAATGGTGCGGGCCCTGGCTACCAGTTGCGACGTACTGATCGAGAACTACAAGGCCGGTTCCTTGGCCAAGTACGGGCTGGATTACGCTAGCCTCGCTGCGCTCAATCCACGCCTGGTGTATTGCTCGGTGACGGGTTTCGGCCAGACCGGGCCGCGCGCCGCAGAACCGGGTTACGACTTCATCATTCAGGGTATGGGTGGAATGATGAGCATCACCGGCGAGCGCGACGATCTGCCCGGTGGCGGCCCGCAAAAGGTAGGCGTTGCCTTCGCGGACCTGATGACCGGCCTGTACTCGACGGTGGCTATCCAAGCTGCGCTGCTCAGCCGAGAAAAGACCGGGCTTGGTCAACATATCGATATGGCGTTGCTGGATGTTCAGGTCGCCACACTGTGCAACCAGAGCCAGAACTATCTGGCTTCCGGCAAGCCGCCCGGGCGTTATGGCAACGCCCACGCCAACATTGTGCCGTACCAGGT
This window of the Pseudomonas mosselii genome carries:
- a CDS encoding CaiB/BaiF CoA transferase family protein, producing the protein MGALTGYRVLDLSRILAGPWCGQTLADLGAEVIKIERPGAGDDTRGWGPPWMKGQNAESTGEASYYQSTNRGKLSVALNIASPEGQEMVRALATSCDVLIENYKAGSLAKYGLDYASLAALNPRLVYCSVTGFGQTGPRAAEPGYDFIIQGMGGMMSITGERDDLPGGGPQKVGVAFADLMTGLYSTVAIQAALLSREKTGLGQHIDMALLDVQVATLCNQSQNYLASGKPPGRYGNAHANIVPYQVFRASDRDFIIACGNDSQFVALCDAIGLPELPKDPRFARNADRVSNREEIVAILSRHFLGGLADEWVGRIHPQGVPVGAINSIAQALDEPQILARNMLVNIPHPLKADFVTVGSPIKLSRTPVEYLRPAPMLGEHTDEVLKRQLGLDDERLAELKAQGIIEQLGER